The following coding sequences are from one Odocoileus virginianus isolate 20LAN1187 ecotype Illinois chromosome 7, Ovbor_1.2, whole genome shotgun sequence window:
- the HMX2 gene encoding homeobox protein HMX2 → MGSKEDAGKGCPAAGGVSSFTIQSILGGGPSEAPREPAAWPARKRSLSVSSEEEEPDDGWKAPACFCPDPHGPKEPGSKHHPPIPFPCLGTPKGSGGAGPASSERKPFLSSHPDFKEEKDRLLPAGSPSPGPERPRDSGGAERQAGAAKKKTRTVFSRSQVYQLESTFDMKRYLSSSERACLASSLQLTETQVKTWFQNRRNKWKRQLSAELEAANMAHASAQTLVGMPLVFRDSSLLRVPVPRSLAFPAPLYYPGSNLSALPLYNLYNKLDY, encoded by the exons ATGGGCAGCAAGGAAGATGCGGGCAAGGGGTGTCCGGCGGCCGGCGGCGTATCCAGCTTCACCATTCAGTCCATCCTGGGCGGGGGCCCCTCGGAGGCGCCGAGGGAGCCGGCCGCCTGGCCGGCCAGGAAGCGCAGCCTGTCCGTGTCCTCGGAGGAGGAGGAGCCGGACGACGGCTGGAAGGCACCCGCCTGCTTCTGCCCAGACCCGCACGGCCCCAAGGAGCCCGGCTCCAAGCACCACCCCCCCATCCCCTTTCCTTGCCTGG GTACCCCCAAGGGCAGCGGAGGCGCGGGGCCGGCGAGCTCGGAGCGCAAGCCTTTCCTTTCTTCGCACCCGGACtttaaggaagagaaagacaggcTCTTGCCCGCGGGCTCACCGTCGCCGGGGCCCGAGCGGCCGCGGGACAGCGGCGGCGCCGAGCGGCAGGCGGGCGCGGCCAAGAAGAAGACGCGCACGGTCTTCTCGCGCAGCCAGGTGTACCAGCTCGAATCCACCTTCGACATGAAGCGCTACCTGAGCAGCTCGGAGCGCGCCTGCCTCGCCTCCAGCCTGCAGCTCACCGAGACCCAGGTCAAGACTTGGTTCCAGAACCGCCGCAACAAGTGGAAGCGGCAGCTCTCTGCCGAACTGGAGGCGGCCAACATGGCGCACGCGTCGGCGCAGACTCTGGTGGGCATGCCGCTGGTGTTCCGGGACAGCTCGCTGCTGCGCGTGCCGGTGCCGCGCTCGCTCGCCTTCCCCGCGCCGCTCTACTACCCGGGCAGCAACCTCTCGGCCTTACCTCTCTACAACCTGTACAACAAGCTCGACTACTGA
- the HMX3 gene encoding homeobox protein HMX3, giving the protein MPEPGPDAPGTASAQPPPPPPPPPAPKESPFSIKNLLNGDHHRPPPKPQPPPRTLFAPASAAAAAAAAAAAAAKGALEGAAGFALSQVGDLAFPRFEIPAQRFALPAHYLERSPAWWYPYTLTPAGGHLPRPEASEKALLRDSSPASGTDRDSPEPLLKADPDHKELDSKSPDEIILEESDSEEGKKEGEAAPGAAGASVGAAAAAAAATPGTEDWKKGAESPEKKPACRKKKTRTVFSRSQVFQLESTFDMKRYLSSSERAGLAASLHLTETQVKIWFQNRRNKWKRQLAAELEAANLSHAAAQRIVRVPILYHENSAADGAAAAAAGAPVPVSQPLLTFPHPVYYSHPVVSSVPLLRPV; this is encoded by the exons ATGCCGGAGCCCGGGCCGGACGCCCCCGGCACCGCTAGCGCGCAGCCCCCACCGCCGCCTCCCCCGCCTCCCGCGCCCAAGGAGTCCCCGTTCTCCATCAAGAACCTACTCAACGGAGACCACCATCGGCCGCCCCCTAAGCCGCAGCCGCCCCCACGGACGCTCTTCGCTCCGGCCTCAGCCGCAGCCGCCGCGGCAGCTGCCGCGGCCGCTGCGGCCAAGGGAGCCTTGGAGGGAGCCGCGGGCTTCGCGCTCTCGCAGGTGGGCGACCTGGCTTTCCCCCGCTTTGAGATCCCGGCGCAGAGGTTTGCCCTGCCCGCGCACTACCTGGAGCGCTCCCCGGCCTGGTGGTACCCCTACACCCTGACCCCCGCCGGCGGCCACCTCCCGCGACCTGAAG CCTCGGAGAAGGCCCTGCTGCGAGACTCCTCCCCCGCCTCGGGCACCGACCGCGACTCCCCCGAGCCGCTGCTGAAGGCCGACCCCGACCACAAGGAGCTGGACTCCAAGAGCCCGGACGAGATCATTCTGGAGGAGAGCGATTCGGAGGAAGGCAAGAAGGAGGGCGAGGCGGCGCCGGGCGCGGCCGGGGCGAGCGTGggggcggccgcggcggcggcggcggcgacgccGGGCACCGAGGACTGGAAGAAGGGCGCAGAGAGCCCGGAGAAGAAGCCCGCGTGCCGCAAGAAGAAGACGCGCACGGTCTTCTCGCGCAGCCAGGTCTTCCAGCTTGAGTCCACCTTTGACATGAAGCGCTACCTGAGCAGCTCGGAGCGCGCCGGCCTGGCCGCGTCCCTGCACCTCACCGAGACGCAGGTCAAGATCTGGTTCCAGAACCGCCGCAACAAGTGGAAGCGGCAGCTGGCGGCCGAGCTGGAGGCGGCCAACCTGAGCCACGCCGCGGCGCAGCGCATCGTGCGCGTGCCCATCCTCTACCACGAGAACTCGGCCGCCGACGGCGCGGCGGCCGCGGCCGCGGGGGCCCCGGTGCCGGTCAGCCAGCCGCTGCTCACCTTCCCGCACCCTGTCTACTACTCGCACCCCGTGGTCTCGTCCGTGCCGCTGCTCCGGCCCGTCTGA